A single region of the Lotus japonicus ecotype B-129 chromosome 4, LjGifu_v1.2 genome encodes:
- the LOC130713785 gene encoding hydroxycinnamoyl-CoA:piscidic acid hydroxycinnamoyltransferase-like has protein sequence MSTSIKASYTVIPAEPTPNTVLCLSPSDQMTRWTHISAIYVYKEAPNHNAMDTMRDSLSKILVHYYPLAGRLSWIEGHRLQLNCNTKGATLIEAESTKTLSSYGDFAPSDTIRNDLTPTIDYTQPLEDLPLLLVQVTRFKGTKQGLVIGISINHVLCDGLAFIRFINSWAKLCKGDALDHTEMFIFLDRTVMSSSTRPCFDHPELKLLPLLLGSTDTATEQKHERAAAVLKLTNAQVAKLKEKTNDEGMKQQEGSSGKSYSTYEVVSAHVWKCLTKARGLDDVQPMVVRMIANIRSRLNPPLPINYFGNALAVTLTLTCFARDVLLNPLRYSARKIREAIEFLKEDYVRSQLDYIQCQRHLNSIRASNFEPEKHNNALFYGNPNLMIVSWMSMPVYEANFGWGKPVHFGYGPVFPHDIAYIIRSSDGDGSLIVHVHLQIRHMELFKKFFYQDILSSFSLLDAL, from the coding sequence ATGTCAACAAGCATCAAAGCTTCTTACACTGTCATCCCCGCCGAGCCTACTCCAAACACTGTCCTATGCTTGTCTCCAAGTGACCAAATGACTCGTTGGACTCACATTTCCGCCATCTACGTTTACAAAGAAGCCCCCAACCACAACGCCATGGACACCATGAGAGATTCTCTTAGCAAAATTCTCGTCCATTACTACCCCTTAGCCGGAAGACTTAGCTGGATCGAAGGTCACCGTCTCCAGCTCAACTGCAACACCAAGGGTGCCACATTGATCGAAGCCGAATCGACGAAAACACTCTCTTCATACGGAGACTTTGCGCCGAGTGACACCATAAGAAACGACCTCACTCCCACCATCGATTACACCCAACCCTTAGAGGACCTACCATTATTGCTAGTGCAAGTGACAAGGTTCAAAGGAACCAAGCAGGGCCTTGTCATAGGGATTTCAATTAACCACGTTTTATGTGATGGTCTTGCCTTTATTCGCTTCATCAACTCTTGGGCCAAGCTTTGTAAAGGGGACGCATTAGATCACACCGAGATGTTCATCTTTCTTGATCGGACGGTGATGAGCTCCTCCACGCGCCCGTGCTTCGACCACCCTGAGTTGAAGCTGCTCCCGCTCTTGCTAGGAAGCACCGACACCGCGACAGAACAGAAACACGAGAGAGCCGCTGCGGTGCTGAAACTGACAAATGCACAAGTGGCGAAACTGAAGGAAAAAACCAATGATGAAGGCATGAAACAACAAGAAGGGTCATCAGGAAAATCTTACAGCACGTACGAGGTTGTTTCCGCACACGTGTGGAAATGTTTGACCAAGGCGCGTGGACTTGATGATGTTCAACCTATGGTGGTTAGGATGATTGCAAATATTCGTAGCAGGCTGAACCCACCTCTTCCTATAAACTATTTCGGTAACGCGCTGGCCGTGACATTAACTCTAACATGTTTTGCGAGGGATGTTTTGTTAAACCCGCTGAGGTACAGTGCGAGGAAGATAAGAGAAGCAATAGAGTTTCTTAAGGAAGATTATGTGAGGTCGCAACTAGATTACATTCAGTGTCAGAGACATCTGAATTCTATCCGGGCTTCAAATTTTGAACCTGAGAAGCATAACAACGCACTGTTTTATGGGAACCCAAACCTTATGATTGTGAGTTGGATGAGCATGCCGGTGTACGAAGCAAATTTCGGGTGGGGGAAGCCTGTGCATTTCGGTTATGGACCTGTGTTTCCTCATGATATTGCGTATATTATTCGGAGCTCTGATGGGGATGGGTCACTTATCGTGCATGTGCATTTGCAGATAAGGCACATGGAGCTTTTCAAGAAGTTCTTCTACCAAGATATTTTGAGTTCATTTTCCTTGCTAGATGCCCTTTAA